In Rattus rattus isolate New Zealand chromosome 9, Rrattus_CSIRO_v1, whole genome shotgun sequence, a genomic segment contains:
- the Thoc6 gene encoding THO complex subunit 6 homolog, translating to MEHATPLAVPLGQAEVFQALQRLHMTIFSQSVSPCGKFLAAGNNYGQIAIFSLSAALSSEAKEESKKPMVTFHAHDGPVYSMVSTDRHLLSAGDGEVKGWLWAEILKKGCKELWRRQPPYRTSLEVPEINALLLVPKENSLILAGGDCQLHTMDLETGTFTRALRGHTDYIHCLALRERSPEVLSGGEDGAVRLWDLRIAKEVQTIEVYKHEECSRPHNGRWIGCLATDSDWMVCGGGPALTLWHLRSSTPTTVFPIRAPQKHVTFYQDLILSAGQGCCVNHWQLSGELKAQVPGSSPGLLSLSLNQQPAAPECKVLTASGNSCRVDVFTNLGYRAFSLSF from the exons ATGGAACATGCCACACCGCTCGCGGTGCCTCTGGGTCAG GCTGAGGTATTTCAGGCCTTGCAGCGGCTGCACATGACCATCTTTTCCCAGAGTGTCTCGCCCTGTGGGAAGTTCCTGGCAGCTGGCAACAATTATGGGCAGATTGCCATCTTCAG TTTGTCTGCTGCCTTAAGTTCAGAAgccaaagaagaaagcaaaaagccTATGGTGACCTTCCATG CCCACGACGGGCCTGTCTACAGCATGGTCTCCACGGACCGACATCTACTCAGTGCTGGGGACGGAGAGGTCAAGGGCTGGCTTTGGGCAGAAATTCTGAAGAAG GGCTGTAAGGAACTGTGGCGTCGCCAGCCTCCATATAG gACCAGCCTGGAAGTTCCTGAAATCAACGCCTTGCTGCTTGTCCCCAAG GAGAATTCACTTATCCTAGCTGGGGGAGATTGTCAGCTGCACACCATGGATCTGGAAACTGGGACCTTCACA CGGGCCCTCCGGGGCCACACAGACTACATCCATTGCCTGGCACTGAGGGAACGCAGCCCTGAGGTATTGTCCGGTGGCGAGGATGGAGCTGTGCGGCTTTGGG ATCTCCGTATAGCCAAAGAGGTCCAGACCATCGAAGTCTACAAGCATGAG GAGTGCTCAAGGCCCCACAATGGGCGCTGGATTGGATGCTTGGCAACTGACTCAGACTGGATG GTCTGTGGAGGGGGCCCCGCCCTCACCCTCTGGCACCTCAGGTCTTCCACACCCACTACGGTCTTTCCCATTCGAGCACCACAGAAGCATGTCACCTTCTACCAGGACCTG ATCCTGTCTGCTGGCCAGGGCTGTTGTGTCAATCACTGGCAACTGAGTGGGGAGCTTAAGGCCCAGGTGCCTGGCTCCTCCCCAGGACTGCTCAGCCTGAGCCTcaaccagcagccagcagccccaGAGTGTAAG GTCCTGACTGCATCGGGCAACAGCTGTCGAGTAGACGTCTTTACCAACCTGGGCTACCGAGCCTTCTCCTTGTCCTTCTGA
- the Hcfc1r1 gene encoding host cell factor C1 regulator 1 has translation MILQQPLERGPPGRDPRATTGVTLGLDTREPLHKQFLSEENMATHFSRLSLHNDHPYCSPPVTFPEALPPLRSPCPELLLWRYPGSLIPEALRLLRLGDNPSPYYSASPAGEIMEL, from the exons ATGATCCTGCAACAGCCCCTGGAGCGAGGCCCCCCAGGGCGGGACCCACGGGCCACCACTGGGGTGACTCTTGGCCTGGATACCAG GGAACCCTTGCACAAGCAGTTCCTGTCTGAGGAGAACATGGCCACCCATTTCTCCCGACTCAGCCTACATAATGACCACCCCTACTGCAGTCCCCCTGTGACTTTTCCCGAAGCCCTGCCACCACTCAG gagCCCTTGCCCCGAGCTGCTTCTCTGGCGCTATCCCGGGAGCCTGATTCCTGAGGCCCTCCGGCTGCTGAGGCTGGGGGATAACCCCAGTCCCTACTACTCTGCGTCCCCAGCTGGGGAGATCATGGAGCTCTGA
- the Tnfrsf12a gene encoding tumor necrosis factor receptor superfamily member 12A, with product MAPGWPRPLPQLLVLGFGLVLIRATAGEQAPGNAPCSSGSSWSADLDKCMDCASCPARPHSDFCLGCAAAPPAHFRMLWPILGGALSLALVLALVSGFLVWRRCRRREKFTTPIEETGGEGCPGVALIQ from the exons ATGGCTCCGGGTTGGCCGCGGCCTCTGCCGCAGCTCCTCGTGTTGGGATTCGGGTTGGTGTTGATACGCGCCACCGCCGGGGAGCAAGCACCAG GCAACGCCCCATGCTCAAGCGGCAGCTCCTGGAGCGCGGACCTCGACAAGTGCATGGACTGCGCTTCTTGTCCAGCGCGACCACACAGCGACTTCTGCCTGGGat GCGCAGCAGCACCTCCTGCCCACTTCAGGATGCTATGGCCCATTCTGGGAGGCGCTCTTAGTCTGGCCCTGGTTTTGGCGCTGGTTTCTGGTTTCCTGGTCTGGAGACGATGCCGCCGGAGAGAAAAGTTTACTA CCCCCATAGAGGAGACTGGTGGAGAAGGCTGCCCAGGTGTGGCACTGATCCAGTGA
- the Cldn6 gene encoding claudin-6 — protein sequence MASTGLQILGIVLTLLGWVNALVSCALPMWKVTAFIGNSIVVAQMVWEGLWMSCVVQSTGQMQCKVYDSLLALPQDLQAARALCVITLLIVLLGLLLYLAGAKCTTCVEDKNSKSRLVLISGVIFVLSGVLTLIPVCWTAHAIIQDFYNPLVADAQKRELGASLYLGWAASGLLLIGGGLLCCACSSGGTQGPSHYVARYSSPVPHSRGPSEYPTKNYV from the coding sequence ATGGCCTCTACTGGTCTGCAAATCTTGGGGATTGTCCTGACCCTGCTTGGCTGGGTCAACGCCCTGGTGTCCTGTGCCCTGCCCATGTGGAAGGTGACCGCCTTCATCGGCAACAGCATCGTTGTGGCCCAGATGGTGTGGGAGGGGCTGTGGATGTCCTGTGTGGTCCAGAGTACTGGTCAGATGCAGTGCAAGGTGTACGACTCGCTGCTGGCACTGCCCCAGGACCTGCAGGCTGCCAGAGCCCTCTGTGTCATCACCCTCCTCATTGTCCTGCTTGGCCTACTCCTGTACCTTGCCGGAGCCAAGTGCACTACCTGTGTGGAAGACAAGAATTCCAAGTCTCGTCTGGTGCTCATCTCTGGTGTCATCTTCGTCCTCTCCGGGGTCCTGACCCTCATTCCCGTCTGCTGGACTGCCCACGCCATCATCCAGGACTTCTACAACCCCTTGGTCGCTGACGCTCAAAAGCGGGAGCTAGGGGCCTCCCTCTACCTGGGCTGGGCCGCCTCAGGCCTTTTGCTGATAGGTGGAGGGCTGCTATGCTGCGCCTGCTCTTCTGGAGGGACCCAGGGACCCAGCCATTACGTGGCCCGCTATTCTTCGCCTGTCCCACATTCTCGGGGACCCTCCGAATACCCCACCAAGAATTATGTCTGA
- the Cldn9 gene encoding claudin-9: protein MASTGLELLGMTLAVLGWLGTLVSCALPLWKVTAFIGNSIVVAQVVWEGLWMSCVVQSTGQMQCKVYDSLLALPQDLQAARALCVVALLLALLGLLVAITGAQCTTCVEDEGAKARIVLTAGVLLLLSGILVLIPVCWTAHAIIQDFYNPLVAEALKRELGASLYLGWAAAALLMLGGGLLCCTCPPSHFERPRGPRLGYSIPSRSGASGLDKRDYV, encoded by the coding sequence ATGGCTtccactggccttgaactcctcggCATGACCCTGGCTGTGCTAGGCTGGCTAGGAACCCTGGTGTCCTGTGCCCTGCCACTGTGGAAGGTGACTGCCTTCATCGGCAACAGCATCGTTGTGGCCCAAGTGGTATGGGAGGGGCTGTGGATGTCCTGTGTGGTCCAGAGCACTGGGCAGATGCAGTGCAAGGTGTACGACTCACTGCTGGCGCTGCCCCAGGACCTGCAGGCTGCCAGAGCCCTCTGTGTCGTGGCCCTCCTGCTGGCATTGCTGGGCCTGCTGGTGGCTATCACGGGCGCCCAGTGCACCACATGTGTGGAGGACGAAGGTGCCAAGGCACGTATCGTGCTCACCGCaggggtcctcctcctcctctcggGCATCCTGGTGCTCATCCCCGTCTGCTGGACAGCCCATGCCATCATCCAGGACTTTTATAACCCACTGGTTGCTGAAGCTCTCAAGAGAGAGCTGGGGGCTTCCCTCTACCTGGGCTGGGCCGCCGCTGCACTGCTCATGCTCGGAGGAGGGCTCCTCTGCTGTACGTGTCCCCCATCCCACTTCGAGCGGCCCCGCGGCCCCAGGCTGGGCTATTCCATCCCTTCCCGTTCAGGTGCTTCGGGACTGGATAAGAGGGACTATGTGTGA